In bacterium, the genomic window CATCGTCTCCACGGCCGAGGAGGGCACGATGATCATGCTGCCCTTCTGCTTGAGGCCCTCGAAGACCATGTTCATCGCCCTCAGGTGCAGGGCGACGGGGTTGTTCTGGTAGGCCTCGCTCGCCTTGGCGAACTTCTCGGCGATCTCGGTCTCGGCCGTGCCGAGGATGACGCGGCTCTGCCGTTCGCGCTCGGCCTGGGCCTGGCGGCTCATCGCGTCCTCGAGGCCCTTGGGGATCACCACGTCGCGGATCTCGACGCTCTGGATCGTGATGCCCCAGGGGTCCGTCTTGCGGTCGAGCACCTGCTGGATCTGATGGCCGATCTTCTCGCGGTCGGCGAGCATCTCGGACAGCTCGTGGCGGCCGATGGCGTCGCGCAGCGCCGTCTGGGCGCTGAGGATGACCGCCTCGACGAAGTTCTCCACTTCGAGCACGCTCATCTTGGCGTCCCAGACCAGCCAGAAGGCGATGGCGTCCACGTTGACCGGCACCGTGTCCCGGGTGAGCGTGGTCTCGGCGCGAAAGTCGGTGCAGCGCACGCGGTGGTCGATGTAGGCGTCCACGCGCTCCACCAGGGGCAGGATCGCGAAGAAGCCGGGTCCCTTCAGGCTGCGGAACTTGCCGAGCCGCAGGACGACGCCCTTCTCCCACTGCTGCGCGATCTGCACCGAGGCGGCCGCGAGCAGGCCCAGGTAGGCCGACCAGTGCAGGGGCCAGACGACGGCGCCCGCGAAGGCGAAGCGCAGGAGCACCCAGTACGCGACGCCGAGGCCGATCAGGTGCTGCCACTTGGGGATCGCGATCAGCGCCGAGCCCATG contains:
- a CDS encoding slipin family protein → MGSALIAIPKWQHLIGLGVAYWVLLRFAFAGAVVWPLHWSAYLGLLAAASVQIAQQWEKGVVLRLGKFRSLKGPGFFAILPLVERVDAYIDHRVRCTDFRAETTLTRDTVPVNVDAIAFWLVWDAKMSVLEVENFVEAVILSAQTALRDAIGRHELSEMLADREKIGHQIQQVLDRKTDPWGITIQSVEIRDVVIPKGLEDAMSRQAQAERERQSRVILGTAETEIAEKFAKASEAYQNNPVALHLRAMNMVFEGLKQKGSMIIVPSSAVETMGLGALGGLTAFGRPLPGGAAPAPEEETAG